A genomic window from Candidatus Zixiibacteriota bacterium includes:
- the purQ gene encoding phosphoribosylformylglycinamidine synthase subunit PurQ — MKFGIVTFPGSNCDYDAYAAVRHVLGEEVEFLWHRSSDLLGCDVIILPGGFSYGDYLRAGAIARFSPIMQEVVRFANSGGIVAGICNGFQVLTEAGLLPGALIRNAHLRFSGKFVCIRVEDDSTPFTCECRKGEVLKVPIAHGEGSYCHLDEDIRRLEDAGQVVFRYVDSSGRVTGTANPNGSLNNIAGIRNAEGNVLGMMPHPERAVEEILGSVDGLKVFRSLRSRCRTASLGQTI, encoded by the coding sequence ATGAAATTCGGCATCGTCACGTTTCCGGGATCGAACTGCGACTACGACGCGTACGCCGCCGTCAGGCACGTGCTCGGCGAAGAGGTCGAGTTTCTCTGGCACAGATCATCGGACTTACTCGGCTGCGATGTGATCATCCTCCCCGGGGGATTCTCCTACGGTGATTATCTAAGGGCCGGAGCTATAGCCCGCTTCTCGCCGATCATGCAGGAGGTCGTCCGGTTTGCCAACTCGGGCGGAATCGTAGCGGGCATCTGTAACGGATTCCAGGTTTTGACCGAGGCCGGCCTTCTGCCCGGAGCGCTCATTCGCAACGCCCACCTTCGCTTCAGCGGGAAGTTTGTCTGCATCCGAGTAGAGGATGACAGTACGCCGTTCACCTGTGAGTGCCGCAAGGGAGAAGTGTTGAAGGTTCCTATCGCCCACGGTGAAGGTAGCTACTGTCATTTAGATGAAGATATCCGGAGACTGGAAGACGCCGGCCAGGTAGTGTTTCGCTATGTCGACTCGAGCGGCCGAGTAACCGGGACGGCCAATCCAAACGGCTCGCTCAATAATATCGCCGGCATCCGCAACGCCGAAGGCAACGTGCTCGGTATGATGCCGCATCCCGAACGGGCGGTCGAAGAGATACTCGGCTCGGTAGACGGTCTCAAAGTGTTTCGATCACTGCGAAGCCGGTGCCGAACCGCAAGTCTGGGGCAAACGATATGA
- the purS gene encoding phosphoribosylformylglycinamidine synthase subunit PurS, which yields MSQNKRAIVYVKLKDGVLDPQGVTIQKALNQMGYHDFVSVRSGKFFELEIQPGADGVDRQIQEVCSKLLANPVIEKFEIEHIS from the coding sequence ATGAGTCAGAATAAACGCGCCATTGTTTATGTGAAACTGAAAGACGGTGTTCTCGACCCCCAGGGCGTTACGATTCAAAAGGCCCTGAATCAGATGGGGTACCACGATTTCGTGTCGGTGCGCTCCGGGAAGTTTTTCGAGCTGGAAATCCAGCCCGGAGCCGACGGTGTCGACCGGCAAATACAGGAAGTCTGCTCCAAGCTTCTGGCTAACCCGGTGATTGAGAAATTCGAGATCGAGCACATTTCATGA
- the pssA gene encoding CDP-diacylglycerol--serine O-phosphatidyltransferase, translating into MHNYKGIFPGVFTMGNVVCGFLSILSALEGHVTAACWFVVLAGVADVLDGKAARIAGATSQFGVELDSLADFLSFGAAPAVLVYSVRLNALGKLGLIISIMYIMAAAYRLARYNIMADSEEKRDFVGMPVPLAAFGLVSYIIFSYNLWGELRYEDVLVTMIAVFSFVMVSQIQYDTWPETFSTRWERIKALALVVAVIGLVIRPRLLLFPMVAAYILFGLAREAYRLFYVGVGKVTGRPYGRRKTDRKIIDESE; encoded by the coding sequence GTGCACAATTATAAAGGCATATTCCCCGGTGTTTTCACGATGGGGAATGTGGTCTGTGGCTTTCTGTCTATTCTGTCTGCGCTCGAAGGTCATGTCACTGCGGCTTGCTGGTTTGTGGTGCTGGCTGGAGTGGCCGATGTGCTCGACGGCAAGGCGGCGCGTATCGCCGGAGCGACCTCGCAGTTCGGTGTCGAACTTGATTCGTTAGCCGATTTTCTGTCGTTCGGCGCCGCTCCGGCGGTGCTGGTGTACTCGGTTCGTCTCAATGCGCTCGGAAAGCTGGGACTGATCATTTCCATCATGTACATAATGGCCGCCGCATACCGCCTCGCCCGGTACAATATCATGGCCGATAGCGAGGAGAAGCGTGATTTTGTGGGCATGCCGGTTCCGCTGGCCGCTTTCGGACTTGTCTCCTATATCATCTTCAGCTACAACCTTTGGGGTGAGCTTCGCTACGAAGACGTACTGGTGACCATGATTGCGGTGTTCTCGTTTGTGATGGTTTCGCAGATACAATACGACACCTGGCCGGAGACCTTCTCCACGCGCTGGGAACGCATCAAAGCTCTTGCCCTGGTTGTGGCGGTAATTGGACTGGTGATCCGGCCAAGACTGCTGTTGTTTCCGATGGTGGCCGCATATATATTGTTCGGGTTGGCTCGCGAGGCCTACCGGCTTTTTTATGTCGGTGTCGGCAAAGTGACCGGGCGGCCGTATGGGCGACGCAAAACCGATAGAAAGATCATTGATGAGTCAGAATAA
- a CDS encoding phosphatidylserine decarboxylase family protein: MIARDGWTLILVGFLLTIVALWAATRWDSRGLFAASVVLAIATLFTVYFFRDPERAIPSGSNLLVAPADGRVVKIDTLANHQFVGERTIQVSIFLSVFDVHVNRVPCSGRIEYVKRNPGKFIAAFKDKASEENEQTEIGMLTQTGRRIAFKQIAGVIARRIVCRLSEGTLVSSGDRFGMIKFGSRADLLLPADTKVTVKVGDHVQGGTTIMGCLGTATPASASPEPPGRDRAQL, from the coding sequence ATGATCGCCCGCGATGGCTGGACGCTCATCCTGGTTGGGTTCCTGCTCACGATTGTCGCGCTCTGGGCGGCCACGCGATGGGACAGCCGCGGCCTTTTTGCCGCGAGCGTGGTTCTGGCCATCGCAACACTGTTCACGGTATATTTCTTTCGCGATCCGGAACGCGCTATTCCGTCCGGGTCGAACCTGCTGGTTGCGCCCGCGGACGGCCGTGTGGTAAAGATCGATACGCTGGCGAATCATCAATTTGTCGGTGAGCGGACAATACAGGTATCGATCTTTCTGTCGGTTTTCGATGTTCATGTCAATCGAGTTCCCTGTTCGGGCAGGATCGAATATGTAAAGCGGAATCCCGGTAAGTTTATCGCGGCCTTCAAGGACAAAGCCTCCGAAGAAAACGAGCAGACTGAGATTGGGATGTTGACCCAGACGGGCAGGCGTATCGCCTTCAAGCAGATTGCCGGCGTTATTGCCCGGCGCATTGTCTGCCGATTATCAGAGGGGACTCTGGTCAGCAGCGGCGACCGGTTCGGAATGATCAAGTTCGGCTCGCGCGCCGATCTGCTTCTGCCCGCGGACACAAAAGTCACGGTTAAGGTCGGCGACCATGTACAAGGCGGTACGACCATAATGGGCTGCCTCGGCACAGCCACCCCAGCGTCGGCTTCTCCGGAACCCCCCGGGAGGGATCGTGCACAATTATAA
- the purB gene encoding adenylosuccinate lyase, whose product MIERYTLPEMGAVWAEQSKFQTWLDVEVAAARAMARYKIIPAAAAKTIAAKAKFDVKRINEIEAEVNHDVIAFLTSVSEFVGEPAKYLHFGMTSSDVLDTALSLQLKRASALIDKKLVAVLRQIKRLARRYEYTSCIGRTHGVLAEPTTLGLKFAVWYAELQRRREHFLKAVETISVGAISGAVGNYANLDPKVEQDVCKRLGLKPAPVSTQVIQRDRHAEYICSLALIGSSLEKFATEIRNLQRTEIGELSEGFARGQKGSSAMPHKRNPITAERICGIARLLRGYAVPAMENVPLWHERDIAHSSVERVIIPDATIILDYGLQKFSDVLKGLVVDEKRMLENIYYRGGLVFSQRVLLKLTGPVGSREKAYRMVQRNAMAAQSGHGLFRDLLLKDAEVMSYLNQPDIDECFDLKYYTRHVEQIFRRVFGR is encoded by the coding sequence ATGATAGAGCGATACACACTACCGGAAATGGGGGCGGTCTGGGCCGAGCAGTCCAAGTTTCAGACCTGGCTTGATGTGGAGGTGGCCGCGGCCCGCGCGATGGCACGTTACAAGATTATTCCTGCCGCAGCGGCTAAGACCATCGCCGCGAAAGCGAAGTTCGATGTAAAGCGAATAAATGAGATCGAGGCCGAAGTCAACCACGACGTGATCGCGTTCCTCACTTCCGTCTCGGAATTCGTCGGCGAACCGGCCAAGTATCTTCATTTCGGGATGACATCGTCCGACGTGCTCGACACCGCTCTCTCTCTGCAGTTGAAGCGGGCCTCGGCGCTGATCGATAAGAAACTTGTGGCCGTGCTTCGGCAAATCAAACGACTCGCGAGGCGATACGAATACACATCCTGTATCGGCAGAACTCACGGGGTACTGGCAGAGCCGACTACGCTTGGCCTGAAGTTCGCCGTCTGGTACGCCGAATTGCAGCGTCGACGCGAACACTTCCTCAAAGCTGTTGAAACCATATCGGTAGGCGCCATTTCAGGCGCGGTGGGCAATTATGCGAATCTTGATCCCAAAGTCGAACAGGATGTCTGCAAGCGGCTCGGCCTGAAACCGGCCCCGGTGTCCACGCAGGTGATCCAGCGCGACCGCCATGCGGAATACATATGTTCGCTGGCTCTGATTGGATCATCGCTGGAGAAATTCGCCACGGAGATCCGCAATCTGCAGCGAACTGAAATCGGTGAACTCTCCGAGGGTTTTGCCAGGGGCCAAAAAGGCTCCTCGGCCATGCCGCACAAACGGAATCCGATCACTGCTGAGCGGATTTGCGGGATTGCGCGTCTTCTGCGCGGGTACGCGGTGCCGGCGATGGAAAACGTACCGCTGTGGCACGAGAGAGACATTGCGCATTCGTCGGTCGAACGTGTGATAATCCCCGACGCGACGATCATCCTTGACTACGGACTTCAGAAATTCTCCGATGTACTTAAAGGTCTGGTAGTGGACGAGAAACGGATGCTGGAGAATATCTACTATCGCGGCGGATTGGTGTTCTCACAGCGAGTGTTGTTGAAACTGACCGGGCCGGTGGGCTCGCGCGAGAAGGCATATCGTATGGTCCAGCGCAACGCCATGGCCGCGCAAAGCGGCCACGGGCTGTTCCGTGATCTGCTCTTGAAAGACGCCGAGGTGATGTCGTACCTGAACCAGCCGGACATCGATGAATGTTTTGACCTTAAGTATTACACTCGGCATGTCGAGCAGATTTTCAGAAGGGTGTTCGGCCGATGA
- the fsa gene encoding fructose-6-phosphate aldolase yields MKFFIDTANLDEIREAAAMGILDGVTTNPSLAAKETRPYRELLSEICRIVDGPVSAEVIATDAAGMIREAEELVRIADNIVVKIPTILDGLTAIKTLHDRGIKTNATLVFSPSQALLVAKAGASYVSPFVGRLDDVSSDGMALIADIVQIYSNYVFQTEVLVASVRNPMHVVEAARIGADVCTMPLGVIRQLIQHPLTDIGLQKFLDDFKKAPKAR; encoded by the coding sequence TTGAAATTCTTCATTGACACTGCCAACCTCGACGAAATCAGAGAAGCCGCCGCCATGGGCATTCTCGACGGCGTGACCACGAATCCGTCGCTGGCCGCCAAAGAAACGCGGCCGTACCGCGAGCTGCTCTCGGAGATCTGCAGGATCGTCGACGGCCCCGTCTCTGCCGAGGTCATCGCCACTGACGCCGCCGGAATGATCCGTGAGGCCGAAGAGCTGGTCAGGATCGCGGATAACATCGTTGTCAAGATTCCAACTATTCTGGACGGCCTGACGGCAATCAAGACGCTTCATGATCGGGGCATAAAGACCAACGCCACCCTTGTGTTTTCTCCGTCGCAGGCCCTGCTTGTCGCCAAGGCCGGCGCGTCGTATGTTTCGCCGTTCGTGGGGCGTCTCGATGACGTTTCATCGGACGGCATGGCGCTTATCGCCGACATCGTGCAGATATATTCCAACTACGTCTTTCAGACCGAAGTGCTGGTAGCCTCGGTGCGGAATCCGATGCACGTGGTCGAGGCGGCCCGTATCGGCGCCGACGTGTGCACCATGCCTCTTGGTGTGATCAGACAGCTCATCCAGCATCCGCTGACCGATATCGGACTTCAAAAGTTTTTGGACGATTTCAAGAAAGCGCCCAAAGCAAGATGA
- the truA gene encoding tRNA pseudouridine(38-40) synthase TruA, with product MSDLKNIRLLIEYEGTAYSGWQIQDNGDTIQGRLTDAIFRTTGQRVNLIGAGRTDAGVHALGQVANFLIDHRLEPERYAPALNYYLRGDIRVLSSAEVPEGFHARFSAKSRQYRYLVSHEVSALYRNLRYQFRQHVDFGRLQDAAAKVLGERDFSPFCVVASRKENNVCRVEHSRWYRYGPLMVYEIRANRFLHGMVRSLVGAMLNQTTLDPDDNELNLTPETFSDMLSTPNGRRVAFTAPACGLYLVRVIY from the coding sequence GTGAGCGATCTCAAAAACATCCGCCTCCTGATCGAGTACGAGGGCACGGCGTATTCCGGGTGGCAAATTCAGGATAACGGCGACACGATACAGGGACGTCTCACCGACGCGATCTTCAGGACCACCGGTCAACGGGTCAACCTGATTGGAGCCGGGCGCACCGACGCCGGCGTGCACGCGCTGGGACAAGTTGCTAATTTCCTGATTGATCATCGTCTCGAGCCGGAGCGCTATGCGCCCGCGCTGAATTACTACCTGCGTGGCGATATACGCGTGCTTTCATCCGCCGAAGTCCCGGAAGGTTTTCATGCCCGTTTCAGCGCCAAATCGAGACAGTATCGCTATCTCGTGTCGCACGAAGTTTCCGCCCTGTACCGGAATCTTCGGTACCAGTTTCGGCAGCATGTTGACTTCGGGCGTCTTCAGGATGCGGCGGCGAAAGTGCTCGGAGAGCGCGATTTCTCGCCCTTTTGTGTGGTAGCGTCGCGCAAGGAAAACAATGTCTGCCGGGTGGAGCATTCCCGCTGGTATCGATATGGTCCGCTCATGGTGTATGAAATCAGGGCGAATCGGTTTCTGCACGGCATGGTCCGTTCGCTGGTCGGCGCGATGCTCAACCAGACGACGCTTGATCCCGACGACAACGAGCTCAACTTGACACCCGAGACGTTTTCGGATATGTTGTCCACTCCGAACGGACGACGAGTGGCCTTTACCGCTCCGGCCTGCGGGCTGTACTTGGTAAGGGTGATCTACTGA
- a CDS encoding energy-coupling factor transporter transmembrane component T: MISATPMLLGHYRPLDSYLHRLDARAKLAPVVAVMILGLLTDSILFYLVVLSALLAGLMASGIAPGVIGRNFRPVLILVAITFVYHLIFSGHDSRPVFELFGWTVREEALSRAAFFSLRLLLFVSVVFLVTLTSSPSDLAEAVAKLLRPLKKLRVPADDIGLVLFIAIRFIPILHQEFLTIRNAQIIRGVDFSGNLLARARKTTSIIIPVLVAAISRADELALAMEARGYRSGEPRTFFTRTRFDLSSALFALGTTVALLILFGATRA, encoded by the coding sequence ATGATTAGCGCCACACCCATGCTCCTCGGCCATTACCGGCCGCTCGATTCGTACTTGCACCGCCTCGATGCCCGCGCCAAGCTGGCGCCGGTGGTCGCAGTCATGATTCTCGGTCTGCTCACCGACTCGATCCTGTTCTATCTTGTGGTGTTGTCTGCCTTGCTGGCCGGGTTGATGGCCTCAGGAATTGCTCCCGGCGTAATTGGTCGAAACTTCCGGCCCGTGCTCATTCTCGTGGCAATTACTTTTGTATATCATCTGATCTTTTCCGGACACGACAGCCGTCCCGTTTTCGAGCTATTCGGCTGGACAGTGCGGGAGGAGGCGCTCTCCAGAGCGGCCTTCTTTTCGCTCCGCCTGCTGTTATTTGTCAGTGTGGTGTTTCTCGTTACGCTGACCAGTTCGCCGTCGGACCTGGCCGAGGCGGTCGCGAAACTACTTCGGCCTTTGAAAAAACTCCGCGTGCCCGCGGACGATATCGGCCTGGTGCTTTTCATTGCGATTCGCTTCATACCGATACTGCACCAGGAGTTTCTCACAATCCGCAACGCGCAGATTATACGAGGCGTCGATTTCAGCGGTAACCTCCTCGCCCGCGCCCGAAAAACGACGTCAATTATCATCCCGGTTTTAGTGGCCGCGATCAGCCGAGCCGATGAACTGGCGCTGGCGATGGAAGCTCGCGGCTATCGGAGCGGCGAACCGCGCACGTTCTTCACGCGCACCCGGTTTGATCTGAGTTCAGCCCTCTTTGCGCTGGGCACCACCGTAGCTTTGCTGATCCTTTTTGGGGCAACCCGCGCGTGA
- the feoB gene encoding ferrous iron transport protein B: MSHRLSPDIMSRETTVAICGNPNCGKTTLFNALTGLSQRVGNYPGVTVERTIGAFEVPGQIVRRFNLVDTPGSYSLSAFSPDEYIATRVLSGDIEGDARPDIILCVIDATNLERGLYLLFQVVKVGRPVVVALNMMDLAERHGTRIDTTRLGQLLPGIPIVPVVASREQGIDRLKAVIASIIPEQTPLPLNAYDEVVLRVASRLREVATDGNRTEAQWIRVLFDRGGPAEKSFLSAEGDGKRSVLEGYRSEVTARFGALSVGETRPLTERASQIAHEVISEAAVVRLTRSERVDRFLLHPLLGPLILLAVMVFMFQSVFSWAEPAMNLIDSQFGALGAYVSGLMADGPIRSLLVDGVIGGVGSVLVFLPQIIILFLFIAILEDSGYMPRAAFLVDRLFGWCGLSGKSFVPLLSSFACAVPGIMATRTIENRKLRIMTILVAPLMSCSARLPVYAIMIAAFIPHEAYLGIFNSRGLVLTGLYALGMVTAIIVAFILNRVIYHQERATFMMAMPSYTIPTPRSILIRITNRVKSFLERAGTVILAITIVIWALSYYPRSEALTPAFEARAETVRQVYATQGQAGSAAEQAELAALKDEQAGAYIRNSYFGRAGRLVAPAFEPLGWDWKITMATLASFPAREVIIATLGTIYNLGTEQDETSSPLTEKMRQARWESGPREGMPVFGPAVALSVMVFFALCAQCGATLVTIRHETGRWRYPVIAFVYMTGLAYLAAMATYQLFSRAGL, from the coding sequence ATGAGCCACCGGCTTTCCCCAGATATCATGTCCCGGGAGACGACGGTTGCCATTTGCGGCAATCCCAATTGCGGCAAGACTACGCTTTTTAACGCTCTGACCGGCCTCAGCCAACGGGTCGGCAATTATCCGGGTGTAACGGTCGAACGCACAATCGGCGCGTTTGAAGTGCCGGGGCAGATCGTCCGCCGCTTCAACCTGGTTGATACACCCGGCAGCTACTCACTTTCCGCTTTCTCACCCGACGAGTATATCGCCACCCGAGTATTGAGTGGCGACATCGAAGGCGATGCCCGCCCGGATATTATCCTGTGCGTAATTGACGCCACCAATCTGGAACGCGGCCTGTACTTGTTGTTTCAAGTTGTCAAAGTCGGCCGTCCGGTGGTGGTGGCGCTGAACATGATGGACCTGGCCGAGCGCCACGGCACCCGGATTGATACTACTCGCCTGGGCCAGTTGCTCCCCGGCATCCCGATTGTGCCGGTAGTGGCCAGCAGAGAGCAGGGGATTGATCGACTAAAGGCAGTCATCGCGTCGATCATCCCCGAACAGACACCTCTCCCTCTGAATGCCTACGACGAAGTAGTTCTCCGCGTGGCAAGCCGCCTCCGCGAGGTTGCAACCGACGGCAATCGCACGGAGGCCCAGTGGATACGGGTACTGTTTGATCGCGGCGGCCCGGCTGAGAAGTCGTTTTTGAGCGCGGAGGGAGATGGCAAGCGCTCTGTGCTTGAAGGATACCGGAGCGAAGTCACCGCCCGGTTTGGTGCGCTGTCGGTGGGAGAGACCCGCCCCCTGACAGAGCGGGCCTCGCAGATTGCCCATGAGGTAATAAGCGAAGCGGCGGTTGTGCGACTTACTCGATCGGAGCGGGTGGACCGGTTCCTTCTGCACCCCCTGTTGGGTCCGCTGATTCTGCTCGCGGTCATGGTGTTCATGTTTCAGTCGGTCTTTAGTTGGGCCGAACCGGCGATGAATCTGATCGACTCTCAGTTTGGCGCTCTCGGCGCCTATGTGAGCGGGTTGATGGCTGATGGGCCGATTCGCTCGCTGCTGGTCGATGGCGTAATTGGCGGAGTCGGTTCGGTGCTGGTCTTCCTTCCTCAGATAATCATTCTCTTTCTGTTTATCGCCATTCTCGAAGATTCCGGTTACATGCCCCGGGCAGCATTTCTGGTCGACCGTCTGTTCGGATGGTGCGGACTGTCCGGGAAGTCGTTCGTGCCGCTCCTTTCATCATTTGCCTGCGCGGTGCCGGGAATCATGGCCACCCGCACTATCGAAAACCGCAAGCTGCGCATCATGACGATCCTGGTCGCGCCGCTCATGAGTTGCTCCGCGCGCTTGCCGGTGTACGCTATTATGATAGCGGCATTCATCCCGCACGAAGCCTACCTCGGCATATTTAATTCCCGTGGCCTGGTACTGACAGGGTTGTATGCCCTGGGTATGGTAACAGCCATCATAGTCGCGTTTATTCTCAATCGGGTGATTTATCACCAGGAGCGTGCAACCTTTATGATGGCGATGCCGTCGTACACGATTCCCACTCCGCGCTCGATACTCATTCGCATCACGAATCGCGTGAAGTCGTTCCTGGAGCGGGCCGGGACGGTAATCCTGGCAATCACAATTGTCATCTGGGCTTTGAGCTATTACCCGCGTTCCGAAGCTCTCACGCCGGCATTTGAGGCTCGCGCGGAGACCGTCCGACAGGTCTATGCCACGCAGGGTCAGGCGGGCAGCGCCGCCGAGCAGGCTGAACTGGCTGCCCTGAAAGACGAACAGGCCGGAGCTTACATCCGGAATTCATACTTTGGCCGGGCGGGCAGACTGGTCGCGCCGGCTTTTGAGCCGCTGGGCTGGGACTGGAAGATCACCATGGCCACGCTGGCGTCGTTTCCTGCCAGAGAGGTGATTATTGCTACGCTCGGCACGATTTACAATCTGGGGACCGAGCAAGACGAGACTTCGTCGCCGCTGACCGAGAAGATGCGTCAGGCGCGGTGGGAATCAGGCCCGCGCGAGGGCATGCCGGTGTTTGGCCCGGCTGTGGCGCTGTCGGTCATGGTCTTCTTCGCGCTGTGCGCACAGTGCGGCGCGACGCTCGTGACTATCCGCCATGAGACAGGACGATGGAGGTACCCGGTCATTGCGTTTGTTTATATGACCGGGCTGGCGTATCTGGCGGCGATGGCAACCTATCAGCTTTTCAGCAGAGCGGGGCTGTGA
- a CDS encoding FeoA family protein, with the protein MTYLDKLAPGQSARVIGYVTDGPVCRRLAELGLTPGREIKYLRDAPLKDPLQIQIGRGSLSLRHEQAALVMVELDEK; encoded by the coding sequence ATGACATATCTTGACAAACTCGCCCCCGGCCAGAGCGCCCGTGTGATCGGCTATGTTACCGATGGCCCGGTGTGCCGTCGCCTCGCGGAACTCGGTCTGACCCCCGGTCGTGAGATTAAGTACCTGCGCGATGCCCCGCTCAAAGACCCGCTCCAGATTCAGATCGGCCGGGGCAGTCTTTCGCTTCGCCACGAGCAGGCGGCGCTCGTGATGGTCGAACTGGATGAGAAGTAG
- a CDS encoding transcriptional repressor, producing the protein MTSQRELIFRSFFEMDKHVSVDELYDRVRKKDASVGYSTVWRNMKLICQVGLASEVNVGDGVTRYDRVSDAPHGHLYCLGCRSLVEFDAAQVLDFLSTTASNHSFVAEGFKIEIQGYCAACRDTQRRRNELGAPVRAGKRSSVEKSGQL; encoded by the coding sequence ATGACTTCCCAGAGAGAGCTCATCTTCCGCTCGTTTTTCGAGATGGACAAACATGTCTCGGTTGACGAGCTGTATGACAGGGTGCGGAAGAAAGATGCGTCGGTCGGCTACAGCACAGTCTGGCGCAACATGAAGTTGATCTGCCAGGTGGGGCTGGCATCGGAGGTGAATGTCGGCGACGGGGTCACCCGCTATGATCGGGTCAGCGACGCCCCACACGGCCATCTGTACTGCCTCGGCTGCCGAAGTCTCGTGGAGTTCGATGCTGCCCAGGTGCTCGACTTCCTGTCCACAACCGCCAGCAATCATAGTTTTGTTGCCGAGGGGTTTAAGATCGAAATTCAGGGGTATTGTGCCGCGTGCCGCGATACGCAGCGCCGAAGGAATGAACTCGGCGCTCCTGTACGTGCTGGAAAGAGATCATCGGTAGAAAAGAGTGGACAGCTATGA